The Panacibacter microcysteis genome includes a window with the following:
- a CDS encoding mechanosensitive ion channel family protein has product MNDFLQQVWYGNTIRSYLIAIGFIILAWLVLKLFKKVIIRLLLKWASRTDHDFDEVIVTTGGKYLIPYFYLLINYSILQQLSLSDKVHRILDVAILIVSVYFIVKFITKTIEGLLQAYLKLKGEPEERLKQWKGLLLIIKAVIWIIGLLMMIDNLGYDVTAIVAGLGVGGIAIALAAQNILGDLFSYFVIFFDKPFEVGDFIDLGPEVGSVERIGIKTSHVRSVSGEQMIIPNAEMVKRTIRNYKRLEKRRKLFKIGVTYQTPADKLAMIPSLIAQTVQKHAEVEFQRSHLSGFADSAIEFETVYFVTSADFNLSMDIYQQICLELVQLFAEHHIEFAYPTRTLFFQKADAE; this is encoded by the coding sequence ATGAATGATTTTTTACAACAGGTATGGTATGGGAATACCATCCGGAGTTATCTTATTGCAATTGGCTTTATCATACTTGCATGGCTGGTGTTAAAGCTTTTTAAAAAAGTAATTATACGTTTGCTGCTAAAATGGGCCAGCCGCACAGACCATGATTTTGATGAAGTAATTGTAACAACCGGCGGCAAATACCTCATTCCTTACTTCTACCTGCTCATCAACTACTCAATTCTGCAGCAACTAAGCCTGTCAGACAAAGTGCATCGTATACTGGATGTGGCCATTCTTATCGTTTCGGTATACTTCATTGTAAAATTTATTACCAAAACCATTGAGGGTCTGTTACAAGCCTACCTTAAATTAAAAGGCGAACCGGAAGAAAGACTAAAACAGTGGAAGGGCTTACTGCTTATCATTAAAGCCGTAATCTGGATCATTGGTTTACTGATGATGATCGACAATCTTGGTTATGATGTAACGGCTATAGTTGCAGGGCTTGGTGTGGGCGGTATTGCCATTGCACTGGCGGCGCAAAATATTCTCGGCGATCTTTTCAGCTATTTTGTAATATTCTTTGATAAACCTTTCGAAGTGGGCGATTTCATTGATCTTGGTCCTGAAGTGGGCAGTGTAGAACGTATAGGCATTAAAACCTCTCATGTTAGAAGTGTTTCCGGCGAGCAGATGATTATTCCCAATGCGGAAATGGTTAAAAGAACCATCCGCAATTACAAGCGACTTGAAAAACGCAGGAAACTCTTTAAAATCGGCGTTACCTATCAAACCCCGGCTGATAAGCTGGCTATGATTCCATCGCTGATAGCACAGACCGTTCAAAAACATGCGGAGGTTGAATTCCAGCGCAGCCATCTTAGCGGTTTTGCTGATTCGGCTATTGAATTTGAAACGGTATATTTTGTAACAAGCGCAGACTTCAACCTTTCAATGGATATATACCAGCAAATTTGCCTGGAACTGGTGCAGCTTTTTGCAGAACATCATATTGAATTTGCTTACCCGACAAGGACATTATTTTTTCAAAAAGCCGATGCTGAATGA
- the rho gene encoding transcription termination factor Rho — MYDILQLNDMLVPELLDIADQLSIPNAKKADKQELIYKILDKQALNAGEATAKNGTEKPKRKRIIKSASTSDETETAVEPAKTAKAVADAPAPEKKRGRKPKEKEEESEPAEITEAENEKLAKAERTGPVELDLPDLEMGSRLISMLGDDEPLMLDDEPAEMEDEAEEVVAPKMPGKKDAAFNIEFDGIIQAEGVLEMMPDGYGFLRSSDYNYLSSPDDIYVSPSQIKLFGLKTGDTVFGAVRPPKEGEKYFALLKVESINGKSPEDVRDRVPFDYLTPLFPFEKLNLFTQPSNYSTRIMDIFTPIGKGQRGLIVAQPKVGKTMLLKEVANAIAANHPECYLMVVLIDERPEEVTDMERSVRAEVIASTFDEPAEKHVKVSTVALQKAKRLVECGHDVVILLDSITRLARAHNTVAPASGKVLSGGVEANAMQKPKQFFGAARKIENGGSLTILATALIETGSKMDEVIFEEFKGTGNMELQLDRRLANKRIYPAIDLVASSTRRDDLLLDREVLQRMNILRLYINDMNTEEAMSELLKRMRGTKSNEEFLASMNG, encoded by the coding sequence ATGTACGACATTCTGCAATTGAACGACATGCTGGTGCCTGAGCTACTCGACATCGCTGATCAACTGAGCATTCCCAATGCTAAAAAAGCCGATAAGCAGGAACTTATCTACAAGATCCTGGATAAACAGGCTTTAAACGCCGGCGAAGCAACAGCTAAGAACGGAACTGAAAAACCAAAGCGCAAACGAATTATTAAATCGGCTTCAACTTCTGATGAAACAGAAACAGCCGTTGAACCAGCAAAGACCGCTAAAGCTGTGGCCGATGCACCGGCTCCTGAAAAGAAACGAGGCCGCAAACCAAAAGAGAAAGAAGAAGAATCAGAACCCGCTGAAATAACTGAGGCCGAAAACGAAAAATTGGCTAAGGCGGAAAGAACGGGGCCTGTAGAACTCGACCTTCCTGATCTTGAAATGGGCAGCCGTTTAATAAGCATGCTGGGCGATGATGAACCATTGATGCTCGACGATGAGCCTGCTGAAATGGAAGATGAAGCAGAAGAAGTAGTGGCACCGAAAATGCCCGGTAAAAAAGATGCTGCTTTCAATATAGAATTCGATGGTATAATACAAGCTGAAGGTGTGCTGGAAATGATGCCTGATGGCTATGGCTTTCTCCGTTCTTCTGATTATAATTATTTATCCTCTCCGGACGATATATATGTTTCTCCTTCACAGATAAAACTTTTTGGTTTAAAAACCGGTGATACTGTTTTTGGAGCGGTTCGCCCTCCAAAAGAAGGTGAGAAATACTTTGCATTACTTAAAGTGGAAAGCATCAACGGCAAAAGCCCTGAAGATGTAAGAGACCGCGTACCGTTCGACTATCTTACACCGCTTTTTCCTTTTGAAAAGCTCAACCTCTTTACCCAGCCGTCCAATTACAGCACACGTATCATGGACATCTTTACACCTATCGGTAAAGGCCAGCGTGGTTTAATTGTTGCCCAGCCAAAAGTTGGTAAAACAATGCTGCTGAAAGAAGTGGCAAATGCCATTGCCGCAAACCACCCTGAATGTTACCTGATGGTAGTATTGATAGATGAGCGCCCTGAAGAAGTTACTGACATGGAGCGCAGCGTAAGGGCAGAAGTTATTGCTTCAACCTTTGATGAGCCGGCAGAGAAACACGTAAAAGTTTCTACCGTTGCATTGCAAAAAGCCAAAAGGCTGGTAGAATGCGGCCACGATGTAGTGATTTTGCTGGATTCCATTACACGTCTTGCACGTGCGCACAATACAGTGGCCCCTGCCAGCGGTAAAGTACTTAGCGGTGGTGTAGAAGCCAATGCCATGCAAAAACCCAAGCAGTTCTTTGGTGCCGCCCGTAAAATAGAAAACGGTGGATCATTGACTATACTGGCAACAGCTTTGATTGAAACAGGTAGTAAAATGGATGAGGTTATCTTTGAAGAATTCAAAGGTACCGGCAACATGGAGCTGCAACTGGATCGCCGCCTTGCCAATAAACGTATTTACCCTGCTATTGATCTTGTGGCATCATCAACCCGCAGAGACGATCTGCTGCTTGACAGGGAAGTTTTGCAAAGAATGAATATTTTGCGTTTATACATCAACGACATGAATACAGAAGAAGCAATGAGTGAATTGCTGAAACGTATGCGTGGTACAAAAAGCAATGAAGAATTCCTGGCCAGCATGAACGGATAA
- a CDS encoding DUF4783 domain-containing protein, which translates to MKRMMAIIGVAFAMSAFIVVGDIDKIINALSAGNAAQFSSFYDDFLDIKLPEKDEIKNVGKNQASITVKSFFDNNGIKGFEKTSQREMGGTMYLTGRLKGENKNFNITLLMKDRGDKLSIISIRVN; encoded by the coding sequence ATGAAAAGAATGATGGCAATAATAGGAGTAGCTTTTGCAATGAGCGCTTTTATTGTTGTGGGAGATATTGATAAAATTATAAACGCACTTAGTGCTGGTAATGCAGCGCAATTCAGCAGTTTTTATGATGATTTCCTGGATATAAAACTTCCGGAAAAAGATGAGATAAAGAATGTTGGAAAAAACCAGGCTTCAATTACTGTAAAATCCTTTTTTGATAACAACGGTATCAAAGGTTTTGAGAAGACCTCTCAAAGAGAAATGGGTGGTACCATGTACCTTACAGGCAGGTTGAAAGGGGAGAATAAAAATTTCAACATTACACTATTAATGAAAGACCGGGGCGATAAATTATCGATCATTTCGATAAGAGTCAATTAA
- the gpmI gene encoding 2,3-bisphosphoglycerate-independent phosphoglycerate mutase, which yields MKNKKTILVIMDGWGLGKVKSSDAIQNANVPFVSSLYSKYPNTTLVTCGEAVGLPDGQMGNSEVGHLNLGAGRIVYQELQRINVAVRDGLLAKSEQLQRAIQHAKTNNKPFHLLGLVSDGGVHSHIQHLMALCDICKAHGLSEVYIHAFTDGRDTDPKSGLGYITRLQQHLNGSVGKIATVSGRYYAMDRDKRWERVKLAYDALVIGEGPKATDAIAAVEQSYAGQVTDEFIKPTIIAAEDQQPLATIKDGDVVLCFNFRTDRCREITEVLTQKDFPDFNMHALQLDYTTMTEYDRTFRNVHVIFENDNLNNTLGEVLSANGKKQIRIAETEKYPHVTFFFSGGREAPYEGESRILASSPKVATYDLQPEMSAVELTDKLIPEIENESADFICLNYANADMVGHTGVWSAVVKAVETVDKCVERVVTAALAHGYMVFLTADHGNADYMINEDGSPNTAHTLNLVPLFVIDQDWHGIVKPGKLGDLAPTILSVMELPVPKEMTGDILIG from the coding sequence ATGAAAAATAAAAAAACAATATTGGTCATAATGGATGGCTGGGGCCTTGGTAAAGTAAAGTCTTCTGATGCAATTCAAAACGCAAATGTTCCTTTCGTAAGTTCATTATACAGTAAATATCCCAATACAACCCTGGTTACCTGCGGAGAAGCAGTGGGCTTACCCGACGGCCAGATGGGCAACAGCGAGGTAGGACATTTAAATCTTGGCGCTGGCAGAATTGTTTACCAGGAATTACAACGCATTAATGTAGCTGTAAGAGATGGCCTGCTTGCCAAAAGTGAACAACTGCAAAGAGCTATACAACATGCAAAGACAAATAATAAACCTTTCCACCTGCTCGGCCTGGTGAGCGACGGTGGCGTACATAGCCATATTCAACACCTCATGGCTTTGTGTGACATATGCAAAGCACATGGCTTATCAGAGGTTTACATACATGCATTTACAGACGGTCGCGATACAGACCCTAAAAGCGGGCTTGGTTATATTACCCGGTTACAGCAGCACCTGAATGGTTCTGTTGGAAAAATTGCAACCGTAAGTGGTCGTTATTATGCAATGGACAGAGACAAAAGATGGGAAAGAGTAAAACTTGCATATGATGCGTTGGTTATAGGAGAAGGACCAAAAGCTACAGATGCCATTGCAGCCGTTGAGCAATCGTATGCCGGCCAGGTTACTGATGAGTTTATCAAGCCTACAATAATAGCGGCAGAAGACCAACAGCCACTGGCTACAATCAAAGATGGAGATGTGGTGCTTTGTTTCAACTTCAGAACAGACAGATGCCGTGAAATAACAGAAGTACTTACGCAAAAAGATTTTCCAGACTTCAATATGCATGCATTGCAGCTCGATTATACCACCATGACAGAGTATGACAGGACATTCAGGAATGTACACGTGATTTTTGAAAATGACAACCTGAATAATACGCTTGGTGAAGTACTCTCCGCAAATGGTAAAAAGCAGATTCGCATTGCAGAAACTGAAAAATACCCGCATGTAACCTTTTTCTTCAGTGGTGGCCGCGAAGCCCCTTACGAAGGAGAAAGCAGGATACTGGCTTCGTCTCCCAAGGTGGCAACCTACGATTTACAACCCGAAATGAGCGCTGTAGAATTAACAGACAAATTGATACCTGAAATAGAAAATGAGAGCGCTGATTTTATCTGCCTCAATTACGCGAACGCAGACATGGTAGGGCATACGGGGGTATGGAGCGCTGTTGTAAAAGCTGTTGAAACAGTTGATAAATGTGTAGAACGTGTGGTAACAGCCGCATTAGCCCATGGATACATGGTTTTTCTGACAGCAGACCATGGTAATGCCGATTATATGATTAATGAAGATGGTTCACCGAATACTGCACACACGCTCAACCTTGTACCACTGTTTGTGATCGATCAGGACTGGCATGGCATAGTAAAACCCGGCAAACTGGGCGATCTTGCACCTACTATTCTGTCCGTCATGGAATTACCGGTTCCTAAGGAAATGACCGGTGATATATTAATCGGTTAG
- a CDS encoding heme-binding domain-containing protein: protein MKKKIFIVLLVLLVLIQFFRPARNTSAAKSPADISNAYAVPEDVNTILTKACFDCHSNNTNYPWYANIQPVAWWLDNHIQEGKEELNFSEFGAYRPAKQFHKLEEVKEMLDEDEMPLQSYTIIHTDAKLTGAEKEKLVQWSEDIRSQMKNKYPADSLVMKRGPKPPTQ, encoded by the coding sequence ATGAAAAAGAAAATCTTTATAGTCTTACTTGTTTTACTGGTGCTTATCCAGTTTTTCAGGCCAGCGCGTAATACCAGTGCTGCTAAAAGCCCCGCAGACATTTCCAATGCATATGCAGTGCCTGAAGATGTTAACACGATACTTACAAAAGCCTGCTTTGACTGCCACAGCAACAATACAAATTATCCATGGTATGCAAACATTCAACCGGTAGCATGGTGGCTGGATAACCATATCCAGGAAGGCAAAGAAGAATTGAATTTTAGCGAATTTGGAGCTTACAGACCAGCTAAGCAGTTTCACAAACTTGAAGAAGTAAAAGAAATGCTTGACGAAGATGAGATGCCATTACAGTCTTATACAATTATTCATACAGACGCAAAATTAACCGGTGCAGAGAAAGAAAAACTGGTTCAGTGGTCTGAAGACATACGCAGTCAAATGAAAAATAAATACCCTGCAGATAGCCTGGTTATGAAAAGAGGGCCAAAACCGCCAACACAATAA
- the yihA gene encoding ribosome biogenesis GTP-binding protein YihA/YsxC, translating to MKIKDASYVISSPSVDKTPKPDKPEFAFIGRSNVGKSSLINMLCGRENLAKTSSSPGKTKLINHFIVNSEWYLVDLPGYGYAKISQSERKKWEKMIEDYLRKRENLLNVFVLIDSRHLPQKIDLQFVNQLGEWQIPFTLVFTKSDKEKPGVVDRHIKAFLNAMRETWQFLPQHFVTSATKKQGKDDILALIQGLIKN from the coding sequence ATGAAAATTAAAGATGCCAGCTATGTTATCTCCAGTCCTTCTGTTGATAAGACACCCAAACCCGATAAACCAGAATTTGCCTTCATTGGAAGGAGTAATGTGGGCAAATCCTCGCTTATCAATATGCTTTGCGGCAGAGAAAACCTGGCCAAAACATCCTCTTCACCGGGTAAGACGAAACTGATCAATCACTTTATTGTAAATAGTGAGTGGTATCTTGTAGATCTCCCCGGCTATGGCTATGCAAAAATTTCACAAAGCGAAAGAAAAAAATGGGAGAAAATGATTGAAGATTACCTGAGAAAACGTGAAAACCTTCTGAATGTCTTTGTTTTAATCGATAGCAGGCATTTACCTCAAAAGATTGACCTGCAGTTTGTAAACCAGTTGGGCGAATGGCAAATTCCCTTTACACTTGTTTTTACAAAATCAGACAAAGAAAAACCCGGTGTTGTTGACCGCCATATAAAAGCTTTCCTCAATGCCATGCGGGAAACCTGGCAATTCCTGCCGCAACACTTTGTTACGAGTGCCACAAAAAAGCAGGGTAAAGATGATATACTTGCGCTTATACAGGGATTGATTAAAAACTAA
- the nagA gene encoding N-acetylglucosamine-6-phosphate deacetylase, giving the protein MIYKAAAIFTGFELLHNYAVKVSGGIIEALISANDVNADDLEDLGDVILAPAFIDIQLYGAYGRLLSVYPDAFTVSEIVRYSKSGGAAWCLPTVATNTYENIFKCIDAVRSYLANGGDGVLGLHVEGPWLNAEKRGAHKEEWIFSPSLQQVKELLDYGEGVIKLITLAPEKVAGDVIAYIQSRGIVVSAGHSNATYEQAMRAFEQNNIDLCTHLFNAMSALQHRAPGLVGAIFNANVMSSIVPDGYHVHFAAVQIAKKIMGERLFAITDAVTETTEGYYQHTREGEKYVSNGILSGSALTMYKAFRNFVEHCDIEPCEALRMCGYYPAKAMNITDSLGTVAKGKKAVFILLTTDYRLKGML; this is encoded by the coding sequence ATGATCTATAAAGCTGCAGCCATCTTCACAGGCTTTGAGTTACTACACAATTACGCTGTAAAAGTATCAGGTGGTATTATCGAGGCATTGATCTCTGCTAACGATGTAAACGCCGACGATCTGGAAGATCTTGGTGATGTAATATTAGCACCGGCATTTATTGATATTCAGTTATATGGTGCTTATGGGCGCCTGTTGTCTGTCTATCCTGATGCATTTACCGTTTCAGAAATCGTGCGTTATTCCAAAAGCGGCGGTGCTGCATGGTGTTTGCCAACTGTTGCAACCAACACCTACGAAAATATCTTTAAGTGTATTGATGCTGTACGCAGTTACCTGGCAAATGGCGGAGATGGTGTGCTGGGTTTACACGTGGAGGGTCCATGGCTGAATGCAGAAAAGCGCGGCGCCCACAAAGAAGAATGGATATTTTCACCCTCTTTGCAGCAGGTAAAAGAGTTACTGGATTACGGGGAAGGCGTAATTAAACTTATAACCCTTGCGCCGGAAAAGGTGGCGGGAGATGTTATTGCTTATATCCAGTCAAGGGGTATCGTAGTATCGGCAGGTCATAGCAATGCAACCTATGAACAGGCTATGAGAGCCTTTGAGCAAAACAATATAGATCTGTGTACACATTTATTCAATGCCATGAGTGCATTGCAGCACCGGGCACCGGGTCTTGTGGGAGCAATTTTTAATGCGAATGTGATGAGTAGCATAGTACCGGATGGATACCATGTTCATTTTGCTGCTGTGCAAATAGCAAAAAAGATCATGGGAGAGCGGTTGTTTGCGATTACAGACGCTGTAACCGAAACAACGGAAGGTTATTATCAGCATACACGGGAAGGGGAGAAATATGTTTCAAACGGCATCTTAAGCGGTTCTGCATTAACAATGTACAAGGCCTTTAGAAACTTTGTGGAACATTGTGATATAGAACCATGTGAGGCCTTAAGAATGTGCGGCTATTACCCTGCCAAAGCCATGAACATTACGGACTCTTTAGGCACTGTAGCAAAGGGGAAAAAAGCTGTATTTATCTTACTAACAACAGATTACCGGTTAAAAGGCATGTTGTAA
- a CDS encoding amidohydrolase, producing MSSLTITLIQTKLFWEDRQANLSMLSEKIDSIKEQTELVVLPEMFTTGFSMRPHALAETMDGDAVAWMKETARNKRVILTGSLIIKEHDRYFNRLIWMLPNGTYGFYDKRHLFAFAGEDKFYQPGSRRLIASVKGWRVNLQVCYDLRFPVWARQQQMLVEEADKCEYDLLLYVANWPERRKNAWITLLQARAIENQCFVAGVNRVGEDGNDIYHSGNSMVVSPLGEVLYTKEHQEDIFTVTLQKNVLDETRSRFPFWKDADYFTILNDK from the coding sequence ATGTCTTCTTTAACTATTACATTGATTCAAACAAAACTTTTCTGGGAAGACAGGCAGGCAAATTTGTCTATGCTTTCGGAAAAAATTGACAGTATTAAGGAACAAACAGAACTGGTGGTATTGCCTGAAATGTTTACCACAGGCTTTAGTATGAGACCGCATGCATTGGCTGAAACAATGGATGGTGATGCAGTTGCATGGATGAAAGAAACAGCGCGTAATAAACGGGTTATTTTAACGGGCAGCCTTATTATTAAAGAACATGACCGATATTTCAACCGTCTTATATGGATGCTGCCAAACGGAACTTATGGCTTTTACGACAAAAGGCACCTTTTTGCATTTGCCGGTGAAGATAAATTTTACCAGCCGGGCTCCAGGCGTTTGATTGCTTCCGTGAAAGGGTGGCGCGTAAACCTGCAGGTGTGTTACGATCTTCGTTTCCCGGTTTGGGCACGCCAGCAGCAAATGCTGGTAGAAGAAGCTGATAAGTGTGAGTATGACCTGTTGCTGTATGTAGCAAACTGGCCGGAAAGAAGGAAAAATGCATGGATAACCTTGTTACAGGCCCGGGCTATAGAAAACCAATGTTTTGTTGCAGGGGTTAACCGGGTAGGTGAGGATGGTAATGATATATACCACAGTGGTAACAGTATGGTTGTTTCACCACTAGGTGAAGTGCTGTATACAAAGGAGCACCAGGAAGATATTTTCACCGTCACCCTTCAAAAAAATGTTTTGGATGAAACACGCAGTCGGTTTCCTTTCTGGAAAGACGCAGATTATTTTACCATTCTCAACGATAAATAG
- a CDS encoding sensor histidine kinase produces MINDKHIKAFLIPILGITIPLISGFYHYGNISAAEIIVANCYAILISFCVWQGGAWIIGRYRFLLSYNVLIKIVTLCFLTVLYGALVATLLSGIWLFFTEAHHHIDWSLLMRNTVAVCVAVVVFTLVYELMFLANEKENEQVRYQQLDHALTKAQLQVLKSELDPHFMYNALNSLSWLIQKDSQRAEDFITKLSEVYRYILLNKNKDHVTLAEEVDFIKRYFALLQVRYESKIKLTIDLGRHNLDAITILPCALQLLVENAIKHNAFSATEPLTIKITSNNDYIYVINKRKPFKPSLYSTKVGLSNLRERYQLVCNKPVTVELHNDYFMVSLPMLKSA; encoded by the coding sequence ATGATCAACGACAAACACATAAAAGCTTTTCTGATACCAATTCTCGGTATAACCATACCACTTATTTCAGGCTTTTATCATTACGGTAATATTTCTGCCGCAGAAATCATTGTGGCTAATTGTTACGCTATACTGATTTCCTTTTGCGTGTGGCAGGGTGGCGCCTGGATCATTGGCCGCTACCGCTTTTTGCTTTCTTATAATGTACTTATCAAGATAGTTACACTTTGCTTTCTTACCGTTTTATACGGTGCACTTGTGGCCACATTACTAAGTGGCATCTGGCTTTTTTTTACTGAAGCTCATCATCATATTGATTGGTCTTTGTTAATGAGAAATACTGTGGCAGTATGTGTGGCGGTGGTTGTATTTACACTGGTATATGAACTGATGTTCCTGGCAAATGAAAAAGAAAATGAGCAGGTCAGGTACCAGCAACTTGATCATGCACTTACAAAAGCACAACTACAGGTTTTGAAATCAGAGCTAGACCCTCATTTTATGTACAATGCGCTTAATTCTTTATCATGGCTTATTCAAAAAGACAGCCAAAGAGCGGAAGATTTTATAACAAAGCTTTCTGAGGTTTACAGGTATATTCTCCTCAACAAAAACAAAGATCATGTAACACTGGCGGAAGAAGTAGACTTTATAAAGCGGTATTTTGCTTTACTGCAGGTACGGTACGAAAGCAAAATAAAACTAACCATCGACCTGGGAAGACACAATCTTGACGCTATAACAATATTGCCCTGTGCCTTGCAGTTACTGGTAGAAAACGCCATAAAGCACAATGCGTTTTCTGCCACTGAGCCACTTACTATTAAGATTACTTCTAACAATGATTACATATACGTGATCAATAAACGCAAACCTTTTAAACCATCTTTATATTCTACGAAAGTTGGTTTGAGCAATTTGAGAGAACGATACCAGCTGGTATGCAACAAACCTGTTACCGTTGAATTGCATAACGATTATTTTATGGTAAGCTTACCCATGCTAAAAAGCGCCTGA
- a CDS encoding LytR/AlgR family response regulator transcription factor, which yields MLNAVIIEDETSGIERLRNILTELVPDINISAVISSVKDGITYFSTMPRQDIIFCDIHLTDGLSFEIFNNFKVDSPIIFTTAFDEFLMTAFDYNSIDYLLKPLNSTEVLKAIQKYRLLQQHFSQHAQRLNNLMEYLGTPKKTRLIVKKGLEHIAVRMEDIVLLYTENKVVYLIDRNRCKYIYDKNLSISEAALDPGVFFRANRKYIVNINYIKSYRAFEKVKLQVDFSIADIHHQVIISQETAPDFRKWLSGE from the coding sequence ATGCTTAATGCTGTAATTATTGAAGATGAGACATCTGGTATAGAAAGACTTCGTAATATTCTTACAGAACTTGTACCTGATATTAATATATCAGCCGTTATCAGTTCAGTTAAAGATGGCATTACCTATTTCTCCACTATGCCCAGGCAGGATATTATTTTCTGTGATATCCACCTTACAGATGGCTTGTCTTTTGAAATATTCAACAATTTTAAAGTTGACTCGCCCATTATATTTACCACCGCGTTCGATGAATTTTTAATGACCGCCTTTGATTACAACAGCATAGACTATTTATTAAAGCCGCTCAACAGTACCGAAGTGTTGAAAGCCATTCAAAAATACAGGCTGCTGCAGCAACACTTCAGCCAGCATGCACAACGGCTGAATAACCTGATGGAATACCTGGGAACACCTAAAAAAACACGGCTGATCGTAAAAAAAGGATTAGAACATATTGCAGTCAGAATGGAAGACATTGTGCTTCTGTATACCGAAAACAAAGTGGTGTATCTTATTGATAGAAACCGCTGCAAATATATATATGACAAGAACCTCAGCATTTCAGAAGCAGCGCTTGATCCCGGCGTTTTCTTCCGGGCTAACAGGAAATATATTGTTAACATCAATTATATAAAATCTTACCGTGCATTTGAAAAGGTAAAACTACAGGTCGACTTTTCCATTGCAGATATTCATCACCAGGTAATAATAAGCCAGGAAACAGCACCGGACTTTCGCAAGTGGCTAAGCGGGGAATGA
- a CDS encoding YybH family protein, translated as MKHMMIKKFCLLFIAFVSSIGVQAQNSDSIAIHKVLNEQVQAWNKGDIDSFMKGYWNSDSLLFVGSKGPNYGWQSTLENYKKRYPDTATMGKLVFTILETKILSNNHAFILGKWHLTRSVGDVGGYYTLLFHKINGQWYIVVDHTS; from the coding sequence ATGAAACACATGATGATAAAAAAATTTTGTCTTCTTTTCATTGCGTTTGTATCCTCCATTGGTGTACAAGCACAAAACAGTGACAGCATTGCCATTCACAAAGTATTAAATGAGCAGGTGCAGGCCTGGAACAAGGGAGACATTGATTCATTTATGAAAGGCTATTGGAACAGTGACAGCCTGTTATTTGTAGGTTCAAAAGGACCCAACTACGGTTGGCAGTCAACACTGGAAAACTATAAGAAACGCTACCCTGATACAGCCACTATGGGCAAGCTGGTTTTTACGATCCTGGAAACAAAGATCCTTTCAAACAATCATGCCTTTATACTTGGCAAATGGCACCTCACAAGGTCTGTAGGAGATGTCGGCGGCTACTACACGCTGTTGTTCCATAAAATAAACGGGCAGTGGTATATCGTTGTTGATCATACAAGCTAA